In Oryzias melastigma strain HK-1 linkage group LG14, ASM292280v2, whole genome shotgun sequence, the DNA window gcccgccccgcgccgtgatccgctgctcccgcctgtcaaacgtgattctgagcttggctcgcacctgcgtGGGCGTGTCtatgaattttaaggttcacacaccggctgtgtcggcgcgcattccagtccatgtaaacgcgagtaGAAGTACGATATTCAgctacgcgcgtttgaatagaacccccGTGGAAAGCAGCCTCCGAATGCTCACTGATGCAGCCAGCGCGCGCGAGCACCCtccacctccaatgaatggaagacagatcagatttatttattgtgaggagttctacaaaaatctacaataaataaaatccttcaaagattttctgggtaccggggcttctctctcactctgaaggaggatctgttaatacagacatttgaaactgaataaaaataatgagttttctctagtcagtcagtcaatatgtggtttcttcagtaatatgtatctgttgtatggtcattattattattttaatgtattactgatttatggaagttttttagttcaatcagactcagaattttttttaacctctgaatttttattctgagtttttttaacctctgaatttttatccttattttttttaacctctgaatttttttaacctctgattttttctgaatttttttaacctctgaatttttttaacctctgatttttttctgaatttttttaacctctgaatttttattctaaatttttattctgcatttttattctaaatttttattctgcatttttattctgaattttcttaacctcagattgtttttctgaattttttaaacctctgaatttttattctgaatttttttccaaCCCTTGCTTtctaaacagcaaaattttatgctGCCAAAAagattttctatcttaaaaaaaatctgtgtttttaatttcgagacttaaaatttcgatgggtcagaaattcaacataaaaaaaaattcagagtccgatggaactaaaaaacttccatactgatttgcctgctttttaattcattatttaatatatttatttattatattcattattttgtgttaaaaacaaagatatctgagaacactggaatgtttcattagtgtttttcttgtgaaaatcctgatgcggcccggccttaCACAGGCTCTGCCTTCAGTGACCCCAgcctgaattgagtttgagacccctgatttaaatggtttgaccaatcacgaactTCAAATGGAAtgcctcaattcaacctgtagggggcagcacacagttgatttttgaatgtgttttcaagaataaaaaagtttatttcaatttgtcaaaaattttgcAATGACgaacagacaacacttttaaaacccaATTTATAGAATTCAaaaataagttgatttattgtttggttGCTCTTTAACAAACAGTTTTCCTTGATGTCTGTCCTTTAGACCCGAGCGATCCTTCAACGGTGTTCGTCACACGTCGTCGCAGTACCTTTACTTTAACGGAAGGTGAGGACTTCCTGCTCATATGCCTGCTGACAGACCCGTCCGTCACAAACCTCACCCTCCAACGGAAAGATGGAAGACCCCTGCCCCCAGGAATGAACGTCACCTTAAACCCCCAAAGAGGAGCTTGGATCCAAGACGTGCAAGTGTCCTTCAGAGGACAATATGTCTGCTCAGGCTGGCGTGATGGAAAACAGTTCAGATCCAGCCCTCTTGAACTGGTGATCCGCCGTAAGTTCCATAAACCTCTACAGACAGCAGTTTATTAATGTGTCTTCACACCCAACTACACACCTGTACATACACCTGCCCACTCTGGTATCTGCAGCACTGCGTCACCCACCGACCCTGTCTATCAGCCAGACTAATTTTGTCCGTCTGGAAGGAGAGCTGTTTGAGGTCACCTGCCAGGCCAGTAATCAAGACCACTTTTTCAATGTCACCTGGACACACCGGGGTGTGAAGGTGAGAGGTCAGAGGTCGACTCTTTGACTTTGTGACAAAGTCCTCTCTCTGATTTTCTACCAAaatttatttcagaaactgaaCACTTCTGTGAGCCGGCAACTCGTCAACAAGCAGTTGATCATCAGGAGCACTCTGACAGTCTCTGCTGTCAGTCAGAAATACGGCGGGGAGTTCCTCTGCATTGCTCACAATGAAGGGGGGGTTACAGTGGAAACTGTGCAGCTTCGAGTTTTGGGTACGCAACTCCAAACGGcacataaacattaaaaaatatacagtgaAGCTAAAACAAATTCTGGCTAGAGACACAATAACATTCAGTGATAActtctgtccccttttcataGATCGGCCCTACCTGCAGCTCTACTTGTATCTACAGACCCCAACTGACACCAATGCCTTTCAAGTCAAGGAGGACCAGTATGCTAACGTTAGCAGCATGGTGGTGAAAGCACAGGCCTGGCCTGCAGTCAACCCTAGCAACAGTTCACCAGCCATCACGGAGAAACTGATTGCCAACATTAGCAATGAAAGGAATGAGAGTCTCATTAGCAACAGGTGTAGAGTGGACGTCCACGAAGGCGGAGACGTCAGGCTCACCATTGTGATGGAGGCCTATCCTCCAGTCAAGCATCAGAAATGGATGACGCCAGCGTACATGAGCAACACAGACAACACAGTGTTTGAGGAGAGCTACACCGCCGGGGAAGACAGGTCAGCCTGCTAACTGATAGATGCTACCTTTAATAGTAATTAGGGTCTCCTTTGACCCTGGTTTTAGGAATGATTCCCATGCAGTTCTGGACTGTATAGTCTTgattccactgagcggtctggtccAGTTTATGGTAGACCAGGTGTTTCAGGTGAGCGTTTACACTCACCGTCCGCCAATCAACAGGTTtcaacagtagctccgcccagtccattctatttttctacaaCCAATGGGGGTCCAAAAATGGTGTGATCCAGTACAGCGTAACCCTtttgctatcttatggggtccagatgacccaagccttacatcgACTTGTTATCAATCCCaggacaaatgtggatgaaggtggacagatACTGCCACAAATACCAGTGAAGACAAAAAGTTCAGGATGTGAggcccagatgaccccactcccaacgccaacatgcctaggatagtacaagggttaaTGAATCCAACTCATAACGggagcacaaaaaaatgttgaactgTCCCGCACTGCACCACTCagtgaaaacaagacattagGGTCTGGAAAGCCTTTACTGCTGGAATATTCACAAAATGACATTGATGTTTTTCCATTAATTTTCCaattaataattgttttaaattaaaatctaaattaatgttttatattttgttatctTCATGCCATCTTTAATCCACTGAATTGAGCTGCATACATTTACAAAAGCCAAAAAGATCTCAAATCTGTGGCTAAGCCTGCTAGGAGGTTTCCTGCAGAGTGAGACAATTATAATGGGAAAGACAAATACTCAgtttaatctgttttctttgGAGTAAAAATTTAGAGTAAGGATGTCACCTTTATCCCATTTGTCTCTCATTTttggaattacattaaaataatttaaaaaaaaagctaaaattaaatgttaatgttttttaccAATTAAATGTGAGTGTAATTGCACACCTATGTGTTTAATAACTAAGATGTTTCTCCTCCCTGTCTCTGGTTTCtctttcaaactaaattttatAGAGACAAAGTACTgcttacaaaaattaaaggagcactttaaagaaacacattagatacatcagatctcaatatgaagttggatatctatccaaataacgacagggcagtgtcttaggaacaaaaggatgtcaagtcttttaatggaaataaaagttttcagtctacagaggctcaattgtgtagacaccataaaatcagagtaaaaactctgccaaatcactgatgtgaaacagtgggtgctgttacgctgggAACTACTACAGGGACTAAACGTTGGCCTTTTGTGGTCAAAGGAGTTTTTCCAGGTGGCATCTTCCCCGATGACCTCTGTTATGTTGATATTTGTGCTCTTGCAGGTCAGAAGCAACCCTGTTGCTGCGGCGGGTTCGTCAGGAGGATCAGGGTCGATACTCGTTTCATTTTTCCAACCCTTTTTTCAACGGCTCTCAGGATGTGACCCTGCTGATTTACAGTGAGCGCCTTTGTCCTTATCCCCACACTGCTGGTCACGGCATCACCCGCGCTCAGGTCTTCCTAAAGTGTTTTTCCTACAGGCTTTCCCACGGTTGCCATAACCCAACAGAACCACAGTTTGAGCTGCTCAAGTTCTGGGTATCCTCGACCCACGGTTCTCTGGTTCGTCTGTCTGGGCATCCAGGACTCGTAAGTATCAGAGGGGCAGCACCTGAGTTGTGATGAATGAGGTGGAGAGCTGTGTCCAGTGTTTGAAGCCTTCCTTAAGCAATCATCCTTTTCATTGATAAAAAGGGGAAACCCAGTGGACATAATCTGTCTGTTACAGGTGTATGAACGACTCCTCCAGTCAGGGAATTCCAGGTATATTGACCTcacaagaggaggaggaggaggaggtgaggacACTCCTCCCAATGCCAACAGAAGACCATGTCCTCACAGTGGAGTGTGCAGCCTTCAACCTGCGGGGCAGATCCAGCGGAGTCTTTCATCACTGTGAGTGATTTCATCTATAATCAAAGATGGAAGGGGATGAGGGCTTCAGGTTTCCAGTCTGTCAAtcatttttgatgatttaaagttttgatttgaCTAAATCCTGCTGCTTCCAGGTCCTGTCAGATTTCACAGCATCTACACACCAGTTCTGATCGGAGCTATAAGTGCTGCTACCATTCTTCTCCTGCTCCTGTTGGTCGTCCTTCACAGGTGGAGAAAGGTCGGTTATGCATAGTGCTGCTCTTTTTCTCAACTTTTACATTCTAGAGCAAAAAGCAGACCAATTTGCTCAGAGGGggtttcagatgtttttaaagttgtggGATTGTTGCAGACGAATGTTTTTAGGGCCCACTGGTAATAAATCTTCAAAGATTGTTGGGAAAGTTGCAGCAGAGAATCAACAGAGTGCAGCTCTTTCTGAATGAGAAGGCAAACTGGCTTCAGTCTTCATGGACTCTGCCTTGTTTTGGATAATATGGagaataaaaccaaacattACTGAGGTAAAGTGACATAAATtgttatcttatggggtccagatgactcaaGCCTTACACTCATATGTTATCCATTCCATgataaatgtggatgaaggtggacaggatttcatgtctgacatggactccaatgaaaatcaaaaatcactgaaaagAAAACCTCCGGgcgctgttttgttttgtttcccaacgtcaacataccaaggatagcacaagagttacattgtaatatgaatacatttctgAACATTCAAACAGACATGTGGGTCTTTGTCAGAGGTTGGCCTTCAGGAGATGATGACCTCATCagtttagatagatagatagatagatagatactttattaatcccaagggaaatTATGGCAGTCTGTAGCTCCAGGTCATTcacacaaattagaaataaataaataaataaataaaatcaagtaaTAAATATCATTAAGagcaataaaagacaataaaaacagcagtacAATCAGGGTCCCCTTCTCACCCTCCCCCTCTCAGCAGTGTTATACAGTCTGATTGCAGTGGGTACAAATGACCTCCGGTATCTCTCTGTGGAGCTCGGCAGTGAGCCAAGGCGATTGCTGAAAGAGCTCCTCTGAGCAGAGAACACCGGATGCAGGGGGTGACTGGTGTTCTCCAGGATTTTCTTTAGCTCCACCAGCATCCTCCGCTCCACCACAGACTCAACCGACTCCAGACTCTGACCCACCACCTTACCTGCCTTCCTGGTAAGGCGGTTTAGTCTTTTCATGTCCTTTCCACTAGCACTGCCCCCCCAGCACACCACTGCATATAAAAGAGCACTGGAAACAACAGCCtgccagaaaataaaaagcaacttgGGACAGACATTAAAAGAAGCAAGTCTCCTTAAAAAGTACATCCTGCTCTGGGTTTTTTTGTAGATGGCGTCAACATTTGGTGACCAGCTCAGTTTATTGTCCAGGTGAACTCCCAGGTATTTATAGGTGGTGACCACCTCCACCTCTTCTCCATCGATGGTGATGGGCTGTAGAGCAGCAGGTGTCCGGCGGAAGTCCAGCACCATTTCATtggtttttgaaatgttcaggTGTAGTTTATTCCGCCGACtccattttaaagacccactctgatttttctggtgtttttaacatgttcttggagcatTTCTCTGAAGATGGAGAACAAATACAAAAGGATTCAAgattgaaattgcatttctgagtattttttattcaaactctattggatcaggagcagatagaaaaaaaaactctcgattgtgaccctaaaactgaaagagccacaagctccctgctcatcTCAACTCTGAGGCAtcctctttattttattatttttaaataactttattgtcattttacatTATACAATGTAAATGAGTGCAGTCCCCTTTCAGCGCAtttgtaaatgaataaataaaataaaataaaatacagacaaatagattcatggacgtctttgttttcctggtctgagctggaatctggatctgaactgtacggctggataactctgatattgGTCACCATTTTTCCCTCCCAAAGTCTGGGTAGCTAAAAGCTACACGGGGCTCTTATTCTCTTTGTTCAGCTTTGACCTCTTGGTCTTCGTTCTGTCCTGATCCACTTCATCTGCTTTCCAACCACATTTCCCTTCACACCATCACCCGTACTTTATTACTGACTTTTTCCATCCACACCATAATATAACAACTTGCACCCAATCCAAATCtatgaactttgtttttttttttaaatctggtcTGTTAAACATACAGGACATCcacctttcttctttttccatcaTGTTCACCAACTGTAGCCCCAACATTCAAAGCTCCTTCTCTagtccttcctcctctccttcttctaCCAACAGTACTCCAATTTCCAGCTCCGCACTGTGGGTCAAAAGCCCCTATTGTGATCATTCTTAACCCGGGTCAAGACCAATTCAGTGTGAAGGTTCAGTTCATGATTCGCCTCATTGGTTTAACTTTAGATTGGATGCCCAGAACCTTCTGCATGTACCTGGACTTAGTACCAGAAGAACAATAGCAATGGATCGCGTGTCCTCGTGTTTGCTCTGGCTCAGCTGgatcaaagcagcttttcaatCACTTTCACACCAAAAGATTAGACATTGACCTGTAATTATTAAACATGGAAGCATCCatgctgcttttatttagaAGGAATTTGAGaacttaaaaatgattttgaattattttgtggGAAAAGCTgttaagaatttttaaaataaaaggatatATAAAGTTATACATAGGTAAAGTTTTTCATAAAGACTATGAATTCAGCACTCGTGTGCCTCATCTCATCCTTCACTGCATCTCTGTAGTTGAAGTCTGGAGGATAAAGAGAGTAGAATCAGTTTTCTCATTTTGGAGTCACAAGTAGAAAACTTACACAcatttttggttcttttgtCAGAAACCCAAATATGAGATACGCTGGAAGATCATCGAGAGCACTGATGGAAACAACTACGTCTTTGTTGACCCCAGCCAGCTGCCATACAACCAGGAATGGGAGTTTCCTCGAGACAAACTGCGACTTGGTAGGAATCTTTAGACGCTAAGACAAAGTAGGGCAGGTGTAGGAACAGACCTGAAGTATTTGGAGCCACGTGACTGGTTACCATGGTAACCTCCTGTTCCTTTCACTTCTGGCATGCTTCTCTGCTTGTCCCTCAGGTGCAGTCTTAGGCTCAGGGGCCTTTGGGAAGGTCGTCGAGGCAACTGCATACGGTCTTGGAACCGACAACAAGGCCACCAGGGTGGCTGTCAAAATGCTCAAACGTTAGTTCTCCTACCAATGTCCAGTTCTTCAGTGCACAGTTGATGGAGTGGTCTTATGCACTGCATGTTCTTCAACAGCCAGTGCTCATTCAGAAGAACGTGACGCTCTCATGTCTGAGCTGAAGATCCTCAGTCACCTTGGTTACCACAACAACATCGTCAACCTGCTGGGGGCGTGCACTCAAGGAGGTGACGTAGAGCTCCTCAGTATGAACCTGAAACTCAGACCCACCGCAGGCACTGGATCATGTCACCACCTGGAACTagacaaaaaatagtttacagATGGACCAGAATTATGGAGAgatggagagagaaaaaaatattttttagggcAAAAAAGGTTTGCAAACGCAAAAcaatttgatctaaaaaaatgtttttctgatctttgcttgcaatatggtggcacaaaaaccACTTCATACAGAATTAGAAACCAACACCAATGTGACCACATTATACCAATCAGACCCATCATAGTTCAGTCCATGGTGTCTGATTGGTATAatccaggagtgtcaaactccaggcctcgagggtcgacctcctgctggttttacaGAGATCCtgttgctgctgattacctggatcaggtgtgtttagcaaATCTGGAGCTTCAATAGCAGGTTGGTTGGagaacatgtaggacaccagtcctcgagggctggtgttTGATACTTCTGGATAATCAGACGCAGAGTGTACTGCACTGGATCTGATTGGCAGAATCCGAACCAGCGTAGAACAACTAAGTCAAGCTGAAGCTTTCTGATGTTCTGGTAAAGCAAGAACCATGCTAAATCAATcaacaagaaaaagacaacTATCCCAAGATCAAGTAATGACTCTAAATGGTCTCTTCTGAGTAAATATTagtgtgtttttctctctttgagTGGCCATGGAACTGACTCGCAAACTGCCTAGGGTGGATCCCACCTTTCACTGAAGGCTCCAAAATCTCTATGACCATTAACAGCAATATGTGGGTTAGAATATAGATAGATGGCAATACCTAAACAAACCAGTCCGAGCTAGACCCAGACCAGTTTTAATCGCCCTGCACCATCCAGAACCAGTGGGAACCAGTAAGAAAGAACAAGGGATGGAAACAAAAACGCTGGCACATCTGTAACAAGATAGACACAAGTCCACAACTGCAATAATACACATTCATGAACGAAAAGGAGAGAAGACAGAAAAGGTTTAGAATGAAGAAAGTGAGATTCCCCATCCTTAAACAAACCCCAGCAGTCATACAAATATTACAACGTcctttaatttggattttagtgAGGAGTGAGGAAACTCCAGCAGAAACAGGTTCAGTGAGGGGCATCCGCTCTGTGAGATTTCTGGTTTCTCATCTACTTAATTTCAAACATCATCAGGGCCCATGTGGATGATCACAGAGTACTGTATCCATGGCGACCTGCTCAACTTCCTGCGGGTTCACGCCCAGGACTTGATGGCATTGACCATGCTGACAGCAGAAGACGGAGAGGGGGCAGCGTGCTACAAGAACATGGCGGTGCAAAAGGCCCGGCTGCGCAGGTCTGAGGGTTTCCGCTTTCCTTTGGTTTGAAAAGTTTGATCATTCCAGGAACTTTTTAGAAATGCTAAAGAAAACTTAGATGCACGATAGAAAAAACATCCCTGAGGGGAACACATCTGCCCCATGTGTTTGGACAGCTCTCATGGACCAATCACCTGCTGATGTCTCCTCTGGTGTGTTTCAGTGACAGCGGGATTTCCTGCTGCTCCGAGTATCAGGAGATGCAGCCAATTCTGAGTCCAGGAAAAACTCAGATGGGTAAGATTGGTGACTCACGTGAACTCGCTTTAACCCtcatgctgt includes these proteins:
- the LOC112142693 gene encoding macrophage colony-stimulating factor 1 receptor 2 — encoded protein: MWLLSVLVWVPLSGCCAAETPGPPRLCLNSTIIPNQSDITMMAGSAFSLSCHGNRSVRWSSTALGINWSSQTQRVKSANPRHTGTYTCGYTNQSLEHLNTSFHLYIKDPSDPSTVFVTRRRSTFTLTEGEDFLLICLLTDPSVTNLTLQRKDGRPLPPGMNVTLNPQRGAWIQDVQVSFRGQYVCSGWRDGKQFRSSPLELVIRPLRHPPTLSISQTNFVRLEGELFEVTCQASNQDHFFNVTWTHRGVKKLNTSVSRQLVNKQLIIRSTLTVSAVSQKYGGEFLCIAHNEGGVTVETVQLRVLDRPYLQLYLYLQTPTDTNAFQVKEDQYANVSSMVVKAQAWPAVNPSNSSPAITEKLIANISNERNESLISNRCRVDVHEGGDVRLTIVMEAYPPVKHQKWMTPAYMSNTDNTVFEESYTAGEDRSEATLLLRRVRQEDQGRYSFHFSNPFFNGSQDVTLLIYSFPTVAITQQNHSLSCSSSGYPRPTVLWFVCLGIQDSCMNDSSSQGIPGILTSQEEEEEEVRTLLPMPTEDHVLTVECAAFNLRGRSSGVFHHCPVRFHSIYTPVLIGAISAATILLLLLLVVLHRWRKKPKYEIRWKIIESTDGNNYVFVDPSQLPYNQEWEFPRDKLRLGAVLGSGAFGKVVEATAYGLGTDNKATRVAVKMLKPSAHSEERDALMSELKILSHLGYHNNIVNLLGACTQGGPMWMITEYCIHGDLLNFLRVHAQDLMALTMLTAEDGEGAACYKNMAVQKARLRSDSGISCCSEYQEMQPILSPGKTQMGKIGHTPGVSLCDLMMFSYQVAQGLDFLSTRNCIHRDVAARNVLLTDQHIAKICDFGLARDIRNDDSYIVQGNARLPVKWMAPESIFQCVYTLQSDVWSYGVLLWEIFSLGKSPYPNVAVDANFYRMIKDGHHMEAPDFAPAEMYHLMTLCWSLEPTHRPTFKQVGEHINRLLLSTCGSSGCHSPEPTYRNIDDRREEEEVPEQTLKPRAAEESGHHDNRETGAEKMEIIYKQT